One stretch of Sardina pilchardus chromosome 17, fSarPil1.1, whole genome shotgun sequence DNA includes these proteins:
- the LOC134061737 gene encoding sodium/potassium-transporting ATPase subunit alpha-1, with translation MGLGKGNDKYKLAATSEEGGKKEKKKRKEKDMEELKKEVDLDDHKLTLDELHRKYGTDLTRGLSSSRVKEILARDGPNALTPPPTTPEWVKFCRQLFGGFSTLLWIGAILCFLAYSIQAASEEEPANDNLYLGVVLSAVVIITGCFSYYQEAKSSKIMESFKNLVPQQALVIREGEKKSIDAVEVVAGDLVEVKGGDRIPADLRIISAHGCKVDNSSLTGESEPQTRTPDFSNDNPLETRNIAFFSTNCVEGTARGIVINTGDRTVMGRIATLASSLEGGKTPIAIEIEHFIHIITGVAVFLGVSFFILSLILGYGWLEAVIFLIGIIVANVPEGLLATVTVCLTLTAKRMAKKNCLVKNLEAVETLGSTSTICSDKTGTLTQNRMTVAHMWFDHQIHEADTTENQSGTSFDRSSATWNSLARVAGLCNRAVFLADQKNVPILKRDTAGDASESALLKCIELCCGSVTEMREKYHKIVEIPFNSTNKYQLSIHKNTTPGETKHLLVMKGAPERILDRCASIMIQGKEQALDDEMKEAFQSAYVELGGLGERVLGFCHYNMPDDQFPEGFKFDAEEVNFPTEKLCFVGLMSMIDPPRAAVPDAVGKCRSAGIKVIMVTGDHPITAKAIAKGVGIISEGNETVEDIATRLNIPVEEVNPRDAKACVVHGNELKEISAEQLDDILKHHTEIVFARTSPQQKLIIVEGCQRQGAIVAVTGDGVNDSPALKKADIGVAMGIAGSDVSKQAADMILLDDNFASIVTGVEEGRLIFDNLKKSIAYTLTSNIPEISPFLLFILANIPLPLGTVTILCIDLGTDMVPAISLAYEKAESDIMKRQPRNAKTDKLVNERLISIAYGQIGMMQATAGFFTYFVILAENGFLPTDLIGLRVNWDDKANNEVVDSYGQQWTYERRKIVEFTCHTAFFTSIVIVQWADLIICKTRRNSILQQGMTNKILIFGLLEETALAAFLSYCPGMDVALRMYPMKPSWWFCAFPYSLLIFLYDEGRRFLLRKYPGGWVEQETYY, from the exons ATGGGCCTGGGT AAAGGTAATGACAAGTACAAGCTGGCAGCCACCTCTGAAGaaggaggaaagaaggagaagaagaagagaaaggaaaaagataTGGAGGAACTAAAAAAAGAGGTTGACCTG GACGACCACAAACTGACCTTAGATGAGCTTCACCGCAAATATGGAACAGACCTGACCAGG GGTCTGTCCTCCTCTCGTGTAAAAGAGATTCTCGCTCGTGACGGTCCCAATGCTCTGACCCCACCGCCCACCACCCCAGAGTGGGTGAAGTTCTGCAGGCAGCTCTTTGGTGGGTTCTCCACTCTGCTGTGGATTGGAGCCATCCTCTGCTTCCTGGCCTACAGTATTCAGGCTGCCTCAGAAGAAGAACCAGCTAATGATAAT CTGTACTTGGGTGTTGTGCTGTCTGCTGTCGTCATCATCACTGGCTGTTTCTCCTACTATCAAGAGGCCAAGAGTTCAAAGATTATGGAGTCCTTTAAGAACCTGGTTCCCCAG CAAGCCCTGGTTATCcgtgaaggagagaaaaagagcatcGATGCTGTGGAGGTGGTGGCTGGAGATCTGGTGGAGGTGAAAGGTGGAGACAGAATCCCTGCTGACCTGCGTATCATCTCTGCTCACGGCTGCAAG GTGGACAACTCCTCACTCACAGGAGAATCTGAGCCTCAAACACGTACCCCTGACTTCTCCAATGATAACCCTCTGGAAACTAGGAACATTGCTTTCTTCTCCACCAACTGTGTTGAAG GCACTGCCAGAGGAATTGTGATCAACACAGGTGACCGCACTGTCATGGGTCGGATTGCAACTCTTGCCTCCAGTCTGGAAGGAGGGAAAACTCCTATTGCCATTGAGATCGAGCATTTCATCCACATCATCACCGGCGTGGCCGTTTTCCTGGGAGTCTcctttttcatcctctctctcatcctcggATATGGCTGGCTGGAGGCCGTCATCTTCCTCATTGGTATCATTGTCGCTAACGTGCCAGAGGGACTACTGGCTACTGTCACT GTGTGTTTGACCCTGACTGCCAAGCGCATGGCCAAGAAGAACTGCCTGGTGAAGAACCTGGAAGCTGTGGAGACTCTGGGCTCTACCTCCACCATCTGCTCTGACAAGACCGGAACCCTGACCCAGAACCGCATGACAGTGGCCCACATGTGGTTCGACCACCAGATCCATGAAGCTGACACCACCGAAAACCAGTCGGGAACCTCTTTTGACCGCTCCTCAGCCACCTGGAACTCCCTGGCACGTGTGGCTGGTCTGTGTAACCGCGCTGTCTTCCTGGCTGACCAGAAGAATGTCCCTATCCTCAAG CGAGACACAGCTGGAGATGCCTCTGAGTCTGCCCTGCTGAAGTGCATTGAGCTGTGCTGTGGCTCAGTGACAGAGATGCGTGAGAAGTATCACAAGATCGTTGAGATCCCTTTCAACTCCACCAACAAATACCAG CTTTCCATCCACAAAAACACTACCCCAGGAGAGACAAAGCACCTGTTGGTGATGAAGGGAGCCCCAGAGAGGATCCTGGATCGCTGCGCATCCATCATGATCCAAGGCAAAGAACAGGCCCTGGATGATGAGATGAAGGAAGCCTTCCAAAGTGCCTATGTTGAACTGGGAGGTCTAGGAGAAAGAGTGCTGG GTTTCTGCCATTATAATATGCCTGATGACCAATTCCCTGAGGGTTTTAAGTTCGATGCTGAGGAGGTGAACTTCCCTACTGAGAAGCTGTGTTTTGTCGGCCTCATGTCCATGATTGACCCTCCTCGTGCTGCTGTACCTGATGCTGTGGGCAAATGCAGGAGTGCTGGCATCAAG GTTATCATGGTGACTGGTGACCATCCTATTACTGCCAAGGCCATTGCCAAGGGTGTGGGTATCATCTCTGAAGGAAATGAGACTGTGGAGGACATTGCCACTCGCTTGAACATCCCTGTTGAAGAGGTCAACCCAAG AGATGCCAAGGCGTGTGTCGTCCATGGTAATGAACTGAAGGAAATTTCAGCTGAGCAGCTGGATGACATCCTGAAGCACCACACTGAGATTGTCTTTGCCAGAACCTCCCCCCAGCAGAAACTCATCATTGTAGAGGGCTGCCAGCGACAG GGTGCCATTGTGGCTGTGACAGGTGATGGTGTCAACGACTCCCCTGCTCTGAAGAAGGCTGACATTGGTGTTGCTATGGGTATCGCTGGATCTGATGTCTCTAAGCAGGCTGCTGACATGATCCTTCTAGATGATAACTTTGCCTCCATCGTTACGGGAGTTGAAGAAG GTCGTCTGATCTTTGACAACTTGAAGAAGTCCATCGCCTACACTCTGACCAGTAACATCCCAGAGATTTcaccttttctcctcttcatccttGCCAACATCCCACTGCCCCTGGGCACAGTCACCATCCTCTGTATTGACCTGGGCACTGACATG GTTCCTGCTATCTCCCTGGCTTACGAAAAAGCTGAAAGCGACATCATGAAGAGACAGCCAAGAAATGCAAAGACAGACAAGCTGGTGAATGAGAGACTTATCAGTATTGCCTATGGGCAGATCG GTATGATGCAGGCCACAGCAGGATTTTTCACCTACTTTGTAATCCTGGCTGAAAATGGATTCCTGCCCACAGATCTGATAGGTCTTCGTGTTAACTGGGATGACAAAGCCAACAATGAAGTTGTAGACAGTTATGGTCAGCAGTGG ACTTATGAACGAAGAAAAATAGTGGAGTTTACATGTCACACAGCGTTCTTCACCAGCATTGTGATTGTGCAGTGGGCTGACCTTATCATCTGCAAAACCAGAAGGAACTCCATCCTTCAGCAAGGAATGAC AAATAAAATCCTCATCTTCGGCCTGCTTGAGGAGACAGCCCTGGCTGCTTTCCTTTCCTATTGCCCTGGCATGGACGTCGCCCTCAGAATGTACCCAATGAA GCCTTCCTGGTGGTTCTGTGCCTTTCCTTATTCCCTACTCATTTTCCTCTATGATGAGGGCAGAAGATTTCTCCTGCGGAAATACCCAGGAG GCTGGGTGGAACAGGAAACCTACTATTAG